From the Drosophila willistoni isolate 14030-0811.24 chromosome 2L unlocalized genomic scaffold, UCI_dwil_1.1 Seg168, whole genome shotgun sequence genome, the window TCACCCTCAATAGACACTCAGAATACTATTCCTTTTACTCGCACTTATTGCAAGCATAGGTTAAGTGTATGTCTCTTGCCGACGGGTCCACCTTATGTTATTTCATCATGCCCCAGGGGACGAACTCGTTCGGCACCTTTTATAAGTGTAagccgaacggctgccgaagtcctcacacaaaaAATCAAGAATATGAAGGTGGATTTAGTTTCCCTAAGCATTTCGACGCAATCAGATTTATCtcgctttgttgagagaacacacataaaaaaattgatcgctgctttgttttctctatctttttcttgcacaAGATTATTTGCTacactcgttttcttgatttgaggcagaatttgatgaagtttcattttgcacagtgtaaagcaacatacgcacacaagcaagtgcgcacatacaactaaacttttttagcgctctctttgtgccgggccctggtGTAGATGTGGTGTAGGTGTATGCTCTCCACATATTGCTCCATAGGCCACTCGCATGCTAGACTAGTGCATGCATTTCTCTTATCGCGTCTCCCACTCTGCGCTCTTGGGTTTCATTATTAGGCCAATGCCCTTTTTCGTTCGTAATTATGCACTCAAGATTCGTCTCACTCACGCTTTCGTTTGGGTGCAGCCGATTACCTATGTTAcgcctcccacgcatcttcccgcatGGACGAAATCGCCGGCGGTTGAGTTCGACTGGCCATACTTGTATTCGATAGTAGATTGTATACTTTGGTTTGTGGTTCGACCAGTCCCAAGTATGCTtgagtgaaaaatattttcatctGGCTATATAAATTAGTGCATTTTAATCTGCCTTTTAATAATTGGCACAATAATTTGCACGCTCACGATTAGTGTGGCCAGATgtgatatatgatatagttgtcCGATCCTACAGATTTGCATACTTGATCTgccccgggtaataaaaagcgCAGGAAAAACATTTCTCGACAGcttttaagatggctgagtaaaacgcatacgcatcAGACAGACGGATGCCGAAGTTTAtgtacccttgcagtccttggcaataatattttacgtgttgaaaatttatttccTGCAACTTAATTCATCAATactcaaacaaaacattcaaattattactctttttactaaaatttttCTTGTTCTACCCTTATtgcctaagcaaagcacggcacgcatacacatacagttcatgtagcgttgcgtctgtgtgtatgcgtgtgctctgttgctttgatgatgacgtagtaggcagcaagcggcgctgccggcagcgcttgagccgatttatattgactgtaacttgtgttctatttatccgatcaaattttgggatctgaggttttatatccaatactatctaATTGgtattttttatgaaaatgtttcttctagagctatatgatatagaggtctgatcctgacaattttcaaactttcccgggttataagtagctcaaatccCAAGTTTTATCCCAAAAGCTCTtcagatggctgagtaaaacgcatacgcacagacggacggacagacggacatggctatatcaactcagcttctcatgctgatcaagaatatatatactttatatggtcggaaatgcttccttctatgcgttgcacacttctgaccaaaattaatataccctttttgcaagggtttttttctaaataaaaaaaacgtatgtttatttggccaataaatttctcaatgtttaaataaacataatttaaaatcagaatcaaagttttttatacaaaataaaaattagagccaaacaacatcgtgtgacttcttttggcccggatgacttcttttgcgccaccttgtaCAAATTCTTCACCTATTTTTCTTGTATAACTATATTATCATATAGTGGTCATGACAtgatgacttcttttgcgccacctCGTACAAATTCTTCACCTATTTTTCTTGTATAACTATATTATCATATAGTGGtcatatagtggtccgatcctgacaattttcacactttatctgctccgggctaTAAGTAGCTTCAGTGGTCTTAaggcgtgaagttgatttgcacagacggacggacggacagacggacatggctatatcaactcagcttctcatgctgatcaagaatatatatactttatggagtCGAAAActtctccttctgtgcgttacaaacatctgaacAATTTTATAAGAAGCGATAATTTTGCTTGTTCACGTACCCGCTGAGGTGAAAATGAGCCTCATCGCTCATTTGGATTTTGGTCGAAAAATCGTCCACTTCGGTGTCGAAATTGAGGATAGCTTGGGCATAAGTTACGCGCGTTTGGTGGTGAGCAGGCAGCAGCTGATGTACGGACTGAACTTTGTAGGCGAACATGTTCAAATCTTTCACCAAAATTCGTTGCAGGGACCGCCCCGGCTGATCGATGTTTCGTGGCTCATTTCGACGTCCTCGGCTACAGCGGTGATATTCTCGGCAGAACGGGCGCTCCGGGGCCGGCCACTCCTGGCAACGTCTCGTGTGGTCCCATACTTTTCAAGGTTAGTCGCTCAACGGCGCAGTGTTTGCGCAGTTGGTGTCGAACGGCCGGGAAATCGGCGACGGAATACGCACTGCGCCAACACCACGGACGAATTGTTATGCAAAAAATAGGGTGATTTCTTTTGAACCTGGTTTTTATAACCCTGGCCCTATTTCGGTGCAGCACATTAGGTCTCATTTCATAAGTTGCAGCCAAATCTTCTAACAGTTCACCATCAGTCAGCTTTCTAATTGTTTGTAAAGTGGTCCTGGTCGCGTTGTTCTTCAGCTGGAATCCGATTTTCGAATATGTATTTCCATTAATCATATGTGCTTTTCTATAACTTCATTTCGATTATATTTAAAGCATTccttaaaataaaatacgtCAAACCCAGGATACTGCTTATCATATAGCTTCAGCTCTCTGATGTGACGGTCGAGTTTTTAATAGCTCCtgatttttatcaatatttattAGTTCGTTTTTGCTTTCAcctgtgtgttttttttgcttgacacccttgtgttttatttggtgtattttattttgttctgtttgtttttttttttgcttctgcagttgctcccctcttTGCCCAATCATACTATTAGTGCTAGTGTTtcttactttttcttttgttctctcttctttgtgcttgtgctctgCGTAATCAGGTTTGAAACGCCGCCTGTCGAAGCttggcttataactgttcttgcactcttgTGTGTGCTGTGCGCTCTAGCTTTCTCTTTgctttatttgtaattattgttttttcatcgataattatcttagtgctgtgtttttaaatttctatatatttttatatactttggtttctatttgtttttcaatagCTTGTAGTCTAACTACCTGCAAGCactctgatcgttttgataaTCAGTAAGAGAAATATCTTGTTGGTTCTGCGATAatctaattcatttaaaatgtgctggccttaACGGCAGCGACTATGGAAAGCGACTGTGTCTAAGCCTCAGCTTGACTTAGTGCGCCCGACTTGCCCTTTTTGTGCCAGCCAACAGTtagattttagccgtatgtacaGGGATCtttgtttaaagtttctttctttaaacaaactggccaaacagctgtccaAAGAGTGttactctagcgtacatttattatCCCAATTCAaattgttccaccttctgagaagttgccCCAGAAGTTTACCCTTGAGTTGCTTCATAAGCAATCGCCAGACCTCTTTATTGCATcttctcccattttactttcgcctacaccatcgtcttgtccctctttattctcttcttttcagattgaagtacccattacaagccctggtgtacctcaatctatccctcacgggaactctgatcaatcacaggatcatgctggctctcaatcacttgcggatcccaatgctcctccgcctccactaactgtagtgcctcatcgcaaacaattatttatctctaggcttgctcctgatacttctgagtcgtctgtggcagcttacattggtaatatatgccctgctaaagttttaattcaaaagtttaagttttctaggcctcgcgaaatctcctcttttaaaattacagtacctaatgagtatttctcagctatggttgacactaatttctggccagagggcctagttgtacacgagtttgcgcccaataagcgcccaataaccttcctaatttatcttctg encodes:
- the LOC111518915 gene encoding uncharacterized protein LOC111518915; translation: MFAYKVQSVHQLLPAHHQTRVTYAQAILNFDTEVDDFSTKIQMSDEAHFHLSGDGIGDGQLNLCSQYEIPQFEAIFGNRVKITFIIVQKRINTRFFLLKNNATRTTLQTIRKLTDGELLEDLAATYEMRPNVLHRNRARVIKTRFKRNHPIFCITIRPWCWRSAYSVADFPAVRHQLRKHCAVERLTLKSMGPHETLPGVAGPGAPVLPRISPL